In Leptospira wolffii serovar Khorat str. Khorat-H2, one genomic interval encodes:
- a CDS encoding helix-turn-helix transcriptional regulator, translating to MIRFISPAKDLSDFVKEYWVWEGIRSSELPWILPSYEPELVFHFSEPPVLLFPDSSRYNLDRVHWIGPQTRRWKVESKTPLELASIRFHPGALWELYSISSAEISDRFPPVSEVLEFGSDKNFRIYRKDSDLSAHLDSFLRSNMGKKREIPDFLKSALEALKKAARVDELASALGISRKQLDRKFKKIYGLSPKDFRKLHRVLTLVRNPMHYKNINEHVRLTDIALESGYSDQPHLIKEFKEISGISPKEWFDFYKKMSHFYNSDSEK from the coding sequence ATGATTAGATTCATCTCTCCAGCGAAAGATTTATCCGATTTTGTGAAGGAATACTGGGTATGGGAAGGAATTCGATCCTCCGAATTACCATGGATCCTTCCTTCTTACGAGCCGGAGCTGGTATTTCATTTTTCGGAGCCTCCCGTTCTTCTCTTTCCGGATTCTTCCCGTTATAATTTGGATCGGGTTCATTGGATCGGCCCTCAGACTCGTCGATGGAAAGTTGAATCTAAAACGCCTTTGGAACTGGCATCGATTCGGTTTCATCCCGGTGCCTTATGGGAGCTATATTCTATTTCCTCGGCGGAAATTTCCGATCGCTTTCCTCCTGTGTCGGAAGTCTTGGAGTTTGGGTCGGATAAGAATTTTAGAATATATCGGAAGGACTCCGATCTTTCCGCTCATTTGGATTCTTTTCTACGCTCTAATATGGGGAAGAAGAGAGAAATTCCCGATTTTTTGAAATCGGCTTTAGAGGCCCTAAAAAAAGCCGCGAGGGTCGATGAGTTAGCTTCAGCGCTTGGAATTTCTCGTAAACAATTGGATAGAAAATTCAAAAAGATCTACGGACTTTCTCCCAAGGATTTTAGAAAATTGCATAGAGTCTTAACCCTGGTTCGCAATCCGATGCATTATAAAAACATAAATGAACATGTTAGATTGACGGATATCGCTTTGGAGAGCGGATATTCCGACCAACCCCATTTAATAAAGGAATTTAAGGAGATCTCTGGGATTTCTCCGAAAGAATGGTTCGATTTTTATAAAAAGATGTCCCATTTTTACAATTCGGATTCCGAGAAATAG
- a CDS encoding aldehyde dehydrogenase family protein, producing the protein MSDNGKHSIFQNEPLRDFSKEEERSALFSEIQKVRKELPFRFGPVISGKEIRTGEMAVWTNPARTSEEIARTHYASIEDAERAAKEATAYSETWKKTDPKERISVLKKAAKLIRGRKNRLSAILSLEVGKGAKDIDAEIAEAIDFCEFYAEEAETVFQPRVRNLPGEENAYSYIPRGTTLVVAPWNFPLAILCGMTVAPLVTGNTVLMKPAEQSSAIAFEFFNILLEAGAPPSSIHFLPGKGEEVGAYLVRHPSVHTVNFTGSRAVGLGMIREAANQNSKFVKKVIAEMGGKNAIIVDEDADLDEAVSGALQSAFGFQGQKCSALSRLILVESCYEPFKRRLVDALQSWKVGAPEDPSVKIGPVIDSEAKQRLEEIAEQFRSSILSKYTIPEDLKNSGNFVEPIVFESKDPSSPLGQTEFFGPYLTLFRAKNFEEAIRIANDVDYALTGGVYSRNPKNIEAAKKDFEVGNLYINRGITGAIVDRQPFGGYKLSGVGAKAGGPDYLRQFLEPVSITENTMRRGFIPET; encoded by the coding sequence CGGTGATTTCCGGAAAAGAAATCCGAACCGGCGAAATGGCGGTATGGACTAATCCGGCCCGAACTTCGGAAGAGATCGCAAGAACACATTACGCTAGCATAGAAGATGCGGAAAGAGCGGCCAAAGAAGCAACTGCATACTCTGAGACCTGGAAAAAGACCGATCCAAAGGAAAGAATTTCCGTATTAAAAAAAGCGGCCAAACTCATAAGAGGGAGAAAAAATCGGCTAAGCGCCATTCTCTCCTTAGAAGTCGGGAAAGGAGCCAAGGACATAGATGCGGAAATCGCGGAGGCCATCGACTTTTGCGAATTTTACGCCGAAGAAGCCGAAACCGTTTTTCAACCCAGAGTTCGCAATCTACCGGGAGAGGAAAACGCTTACTCTTACATTCCCAGAGGGACCACTTTAGTCGTTGCTCCCTGGAATTTTCCGTTGGCCATTTTATGCGGGATGACGGTTGCGCCGTTAGTGACTGGAAATACAGTCCTTATGAAACCGGCGGAACAATCCTCCGCCATCGCTTTCGAATTCTTTAATATTCTCCTAGAGGCCGGAGCTCCCCCGTCTTCCATACATTTTTTACCCGGCAAGGGAGAAGAAGTAGGAGCCTATTTAGTTCGACACCCATCCGTTCATACCGTCAATTTTACGGGTTCCCGCGCGGTTGGGCTCGGAATGATCCGGGAAGCTGCCAACCAAAATTCAAAATTCGTAAAAAAGGTAATCGCGGAGATGGGAGGGAAGAACGCCATCATCGTGGACGAGGATGCGGATCTAGACGAGGCGGTAAGCGGAGCATTGCAATCCGCCTTCGGTTTCCAAGGGCAGAAATGCAGCGCCTTGTCCAGATTGATTTTGGTGGAGTCCTGTTACGAACCGTTTAAGAGACGTTTGGTGGACGCTCTCCAATCCTGGAAGGTGGGCGCTCCAGAAGACCCTTCGGTTAAGATCGGTCCGGTGATCGATTCCGAAGCGAAACAAAGACTGGAAGAAATCGCCGAACAATTTCGGAGTTCTATTCTAAGCAAATATACGATACCCGAGGATCTGAAAAACTCCGGTAATTTCGTTGAGCCGATCGTTTTCGAAAGCAAGGACCCTTCTTCTCCGTTGGGACAAACTGAATTCTTCGGTCCCTATCTGACTCTTTTTCGGGCTAAGAATTTCGAAGAAGCGATTCGGATCGCAAACGATGTGGACTATGCGCTTACCGGCGGTGTGTATTCTCGAAATCCTAAAAATATAGAAGCGGCCAAGAAGGATTTCGAAGTCGGAAATCTTTATATCAACCGAGGAATCACGGGAGCTATCGTGGATAGACAACCATTCGGAGGATACAAACTATCCGGAGTGGGAGCTAAGGCGGGAGGCCCCGATTACTTGAGGCAGTTTTTAGAACCCGTTAGCATTACGGAAAATACCATGCGTAGAGGTTTCATTCCCGAAACATAA
- a CDS encoding SRPBCC family protein, with product MKELKVEAKGDREIIMTRVFNASRDLVYDCFTKPELLKRWLYGPEGWSLAECEVDLRVGGKYRYLWRHIKTGEDMGAGGVYKEIQTPEKIVCTEAFDESWYPGESILTNLFIEKAGKTTFYLTILYESREARDIVIKSPMEGGAGQSYDRLASLLKELSA from the coding sequence ATGAAGGAATTGAAAGTAGAAGCCAAGGGAGATCGGGAAATAATAATGACCCGAGTCTTCAACGCGTCTCGGGATCTAGTGTATGATTGCTTTACCAAGCCGGAACTTTTAAAGCGTTGGTTGTACGGTCCCGAAGGCTGGAGCCTAGCGGAATGCGAAGTAGACCTGAGAGTAGGAGGAAAATACAGATACCTCTGGAGACATATAAAGACTGGAGAGGACATGGGGGCAGGAGGAGTTTATAAGGAGATTCAAACGCCCGAGAAGATCGTGTGCACCGAAGCTTTCGACGAATCCTGGTATCCGGGAGAGTCCATTCTTACGAATCTATTCATAGAAAAAGCGGGCAAGACGACCTTCTATTTAACCATTTTATATGAATCCCGAGAAGCCAGAGACATCGTCATCAAATCTCCGATGGAAGGCGGAGCGGGCCAAAGTTACGACAGACTCGCAAGTTTGCTAAAAGAGCTATCCGCCTAA
- a CDS encoding alpha/beta hydrolase, with product MKIVLIHGMWCRAETLSALKDALTQAGHEVFAPTLPFHVPSSNPPPELGSYRLVDYVSYLTKEIKAKGWEKPVLIGHSMGGWLAQALAAEGLASRLVLFAPAAPRGIFPLGIAPLYTLLEVPFKWKFWAKPFQPTFRGANFGLLNRIPKEKRRELYNSLNWESGRALFELAFWFFDPFAGNRIDANKVDCPVLVLAGKEDRIIPNRVTKAIARRYSNSEYEVFPGHAHWLVDEPGKEKIYSVMLDWLKRNSK from the coding sequence ATGAAGATCGTTTTAATCCATGGAATGTGGTGCCGCGCGGAAACTTTATCCGCTTTAAAGGATGCCCTAACTCAGGCAGGGCACGAGGTCTTCGCTCCCACCCTACCCTTCCATGTTCCCAGTTCCAACCCTCCCCCCGAATTGGGAAGTTATAGATTGGTTGATTACGTTTCCTATCTCACCAAGGAAATCAAAGCGAAGGGTTGGGAAAAGCCCGTATTGATCGGGCATTCTATGGGAGGCTGGCTGGCTCAGGCCTTGGCGGCGGAAGGACTTGCGAGTAGACTCGTGCTCTTCGCTCCTGCGGCACCCAGAGGAATATTTCCGTTAGGGATCGCACCGTTATACACATTGCTCGAAGTTCCTTTCAAATGGAAGTTCTGGGCCAAACCCTTCCAACCCACGTTTCGAGGCGCCAACTTCGGACTATTAAACAGGATCCCCAAAGAAAAAAGAAGAGAACTTTATAATTCCTTAAACTGGGAATCGGGAAGAGCCTTGTTCGAATTGGCTTTCTGGTTTTTCGATCCCTTTGCAGGAAACAGGATAGACGCAAATAAAGTGGATTGCCCCGTTCTAGTTCTCGCAGGCAAGGAAGATAGAATCATACCGAATCGAGTCACCAAAGCCATAGCCAGAAGATACTCCAACTCGGAATACGAAGTTTTCCCGGGACACGCGCATTGGTTAGTGGATGAGCCGGGAAAAGAAAAGATATACTCGGTCATGCTGGATTGGTTAAAACGAAACTCGAAGTGA
- a CDS encoding alpha/beta fold hydrolase: MQIFRILIPIFLIGIGCAPYEEMSMSGEEALLRLKASGTSYREFPIVPEDDSIHWIVQGCEEGSIRRVLVFVHGSPGNWANYLRYFEDPELQKKYCLLGMDRPGFGKSPKAIPDVNAQAEKLVTSLYSILGKEKKKNIILLGHSYGGPVAARMAVISPDRIRSLILLAPAMDPGTEEVRWYNRIAKIIGPLLGKDWKNSNEEMLPLKEQLTEIAPDWKKIQADTIVVQGEEDGLVSPENLEFVRKNFPPQRILKTYLLTGEGHFIPWKRFDLVKKILIEDLAP; this comes from the coding sequence ATGCAAATCTTCCGGATCCTAATACCAATATTCCTAATCGGAATCGGATGCGCTCCTTATGAAGAAATGAGTATGAGCGGAGAAGAAGCCTTGTTGCGTCTCAAAGCGTCCGGAACTTCTTACAGAGAATTTCCTATCGTTCCGGAAGACGATTCCATCCATTGGATCGTCCAAGGATGCGAAGAAGGCTCTATAAGAAGAGTCTTGGTGTTTGTACACGGATCTCCCGGAAATTGGGCGAATTATCTACGTTATTTCGAAGATCCGGAGCTACAAAAAAAATATTGTCTACTCGGAATGGATCGACCCGGATTCGGAAAATCTCCCAAGGCCATCCCGGATGTGAATGCCCAAGCGGAAAAGCTGGTTACTTCCCTATATTCGATCTTGGGAAAGGAAAAAAAGAAAAATATAATATTACTCGGACATTCCTACGGAGGGCCGGTCGCGGCAAGAATGGCGGTGATTTCTCCGGATAGAATCCGATCTCTGATTCTACTCGCTCCGGCTATGGATCCGGGAACCGAAGAAGTCAGATGGTACAATCGTATAGCGAAAATAATCGGACCGCTTTTAGGAAAGGACTGGAAGAACAGTAACGAGGAAATGCTGCCTTTAAAAGAGCAATTGACCGAGATTGCTCCGGATTGGAAAAAAATACAAGCGGATACGATCGTCGTTCAGGGAGAAGAAGACGGATTGGTTTCTCCTGAAAATCTGGAATTTGTACGGAAGAATTTTCCTCCCCAAAGAATCCTTAAAACCTATTTGCTTACGGGAGAAGGTCATTTCATACCCTGGAAGAGATTCGATTTAGTTAAGAAAATTCTTATAGAAGATCTCGCCCCATAA
- a CDS encoding ankyrin repeat domain-containing protein → MKTILDAIRSYGYRTKMREFVSAISDGKLEDFRNLLIGLRKEEDFLDASSMLLGVSCSDTSDFYYLEELLSCGLDPNRSNSFGIYPLHIAVENGKLDAVKLLLSYGADPNVRDSNGVTPLHISYSYDGLAEISDLLIRNGANPNLRDNIGKRYLM, encoded by the coding sequence ATGAAGACTATTTTGGATGCAATTCGTAGTTACGGATATCGGACTAAGATGAGAGAATTCGTCTCGGCCATTTCCGACGGGAAGTTGGAGGATTTTAGGAACCTATTAATCGGATTAAGAAAGGAAGAGGATTTCCTGGACGCTTCTTCCATGCTTTTAGGCGTATCTTGCTCGGACACGAGCGATTTTTACTATTTGGAAGAGTTACTTTCCTGTGGCTTGGATCCGAATCGGTCGAATTCTTTCGGTATTTATCCTTTGCATATAGCCGTCGAGAATGGGAAACTCGATGCGGTAAAACTTCTTCTCTCCTATGGGGCGGATCCGAACGTTAGAGATTCGAACGGCGTGACCCCATTGCATATTTCCTATAGTTACGACGGACTTGCGGAAATTTCCGATCTACTCATTCGCAACGGAGCAAATCCGAATCTGAGGGACAATATCGGAAAGCGCTATTTGATGTAG